In Massilia sp. METH4, the genomic window CGCCATTCTTGCCACTTTCGGCAATTTTTCGGGACCGATGACGATCAGCGCCACGACGCCGATGATGGCCAGCTTGGAAAGACCGAGATCGATCATGTATCAGCGACAGGCGGGAATCAGTGCTTGGTCTTTTCCTTGGCGTCGACCTCGATCGTGCCCTTGTCGGTCACGTGCGCGGGCGGCGGGGCGGGCTGGTCGGCCGTTTCCTTCTCGTCAGTCTTCACGCCATCCTTGAAGCCCTTGACGGCCTTGCCCAGGTCCGAGCCGATATTGCCCAGTTTTTTCGTGCCGAAAACCAGCATGACGACGACCAGGACGATCAGCCAGTGCCAGATGCTCATGGAACCCATAATATTTCTCCTTGGACGATAACGCCCGAATTCGGTAAGAACGAACAGTTTACACGACTCTCAGCTTGTCATGTGCTTGTCACAGTAACGGCCGGAAATAACTCTTCCGGCTGCTCGCTTGGCTGCAACAAGGCGCGCCTCGCTGGCCGCTCAGCCGTATGCGGCGATCAATGCATGCCGCGCCACGGGCGCGGGCCGCCGTAGATGTGCATGTGCAGGTGGTAGATCACCTGCCCGCCATCCGGACCGCTGTTGATCAGGGTCTTGTAGCCGCGCGTGGGGCTGCCGTCGTTACCGTAAACCACGGAAACGCCATGTTCCTCGGCCAGCTTCGGCGCCAGCGCCAGCATCTTGCCCAGCAC contains:
- the tatA gene encoding Sec-independent protein translocase subunit TatA, with product MGSMSIWHWLIVLVVVMLVFGTKKLGNIGSDLGKAVKGFKDGVKTDEKETADQPAPPPAHVTDKGTIEVDAKEKTKH
- a CDS encoding histidine triad nucleotide-binding protein translates to MDNCLFCKIAAKQIPASVVYEDDELLAFKDINPAAPVHLLVIPKKHIATLSEAQPEDTAVLGKMLALAPKLAEEHGVSVVYGNDGSPTRGYKTLINSGPDGGQVIYHLHMHIYGGPRPWRGMH